From the Sphingobium sp. RAC03 genome, the window ATCAAGCCACAATTTTTCGGCATCCGCTTCGGGCAGAAATTCTGACGGTTAGCGTCACCGCATTATTTTATGCCAAGGTGCATAGACGGGAACCTATAGCTTGTCGTTCCCCGGCGAAGGCCGGGGTCCAGTCCCGCGGTCAGAACTGGACCCCGGCCTTCGCCGGGGAACGACGCGCATGAGTCAGCCTTATTGCGCGATGCTATTAGAGAGCGTTTTAGGGTTTCTGGCCGGGATAGAGCAGGCGCATGGCGCTGGGGGCGCCGCATTGCTTGATCGCGACTTCGACATAGCGGGCGCGTTCGGCCTTGAGCGAGGCGGAGGAGAGGGCGAATTTGCGTTCGCGCGCCACCTCGTCAGCCGTGAACGGCTTGGCGCCTGCGGGCACGCTGGGACCGCCGAGGCCAAACACCATGAAATTGACAAGATCGGCCAGTTGCTGGTTATCGCTGATCCGGCTGTGCGCGATGTTGGGTAGGCGGATGAGGTAGGCGCGCGATTGCGGTGTGCAGAGGAACCAGCCCACCCGGCCGCGCAGTTCGGGCAGTTGTGCCGGGGCGGCGCTGCCCTGAATGCCATGGCAGCCGCCGCAATGTTCGGCATAGTCGGAACGTGCCAGTTCCGGGTCGCTGATCGCGTCGGGCAATGGCCCCATCGGCGGCAACGCGGCGCGGCCGATGCCGACCAGGCCGAGCAGCAACAGCGATCCCGTCAAAAGCCTGCGCAAACCCTTGCCCTCAGCTGGCCGCGCCCACCATCACCGCCGTCGAACAATGATATTCCATGCTGCTGGTGCCAAAGCACCAGATGACGTCATTGTTGAGCTGGGGCATGTAGAGCTGGGTTTCGCGGTCGGTATTGTCGCAGCCGCACTGGCCGCAGGCGGGTTTGCCGCAACAGTCGCGATAGGCGATCAGATAGGCCTTGCCATCGTCCGGGTTGATGCAGGTGCCGACCCAGGACACCGGCGATGGCTCGGCACCAGGCGGGCAGCTATGCAGCCCACCGCCGCAACAGGTGCAGAGCGCACCATCAATGGCGCAATAGCGCCAATAGTCGCACTTGGTATCGTCCTTGGTCTGCGCGTTGCGGGCGAACCCGGTCTTGGCTTCGGGCGAGCGGTCGGGCTTGGCCGCCTCCGCGCGGCTGACCGGTAGCAGCGGGAAAACGGGTGCCGCCACCAGCGCCGCGCCCAGGCGCGAGAGCATGGAGCGGCGCGAACTGCCCCCAGCCAGCCGCCGCAGCAGTTTTTCGCCCATGGCGTCGGCGTTGAACCTCTTCATGTCACTGCCCCCCTTTGGCCGTTCAGGCCGCCTGTGCCTTCAACGATCCGATATAATCCTGCACGGTCTTGATCCCCATTTCATGGGCGACGACCAGGCTTTCGAGATGCTCGCGGCTGTTGACCAGCCCCTTGGACAAGATGGTGCCTTCGGCATCGAGCAGCACCGCAAAGGGCAGCTTGGCGACGCCGAACGCCTGGCCGACGTCGGGACCGTTGACGAACATATAGGATTCCAGCCCATGCTGCGCGATCATGGCGCGCTGCGCGGCGACATCGTCATCGCCGACGAAGGTCAGCGCGACGCGCTCGTCGCGGGCAAAGGATTTGGCCATGGGAATGATGGCCTTGCAAAGCGGGCATTGGGCCGACACGAACATCAGCAGCCGCAACGGCACGCCATGGGCATGACCGCCGACCGTGACTGGCGCGCCATCTATGGAGCGTGCGTCGATCTTGATCGTGGCGTCGCCCACCGCCGGGCCGCCGCTGGTGGTCAGCGCGCCCGCTGGCGCGACGCGGATATGCAACACGCCCACTTGCCGCGCGAGAGCGAGCAGCGCGACGCCAAGTCCCAGGATCACGACCCAGGAGAGGATTTGCGAGATGATGAGCGATGTCAGCATGGATGCTTATCTCCGGTAGGCGGCGGGCGACGCGATCAAAGCCGCGATGGCGGTATAGAGCGGATAGGCGAGCGCGATGGCGAGGCCGCCCGCAATGGCGGTGGCCATGTCGATGGCGGACAGGGGCGGCACGGGCCACAGGCGCGGCACAAGCAGCAGCGCCAGCAACACATTGCGCGCGACCAGCGGCCAGCCGATCCGATGCCGCAGTTGCGACCGGCCACATCCGCAATCGATATGGCTGCGACCGCGCGCGATGTTGATCGCCATGGCCAACGCGAACATAAGCAGCAGCCCGATCGCCAGAACGACCGGTAGCGGCGCAAGCCACGCCACCAACGCGCCACCGATCAGCAGTTCCGCCACCGGCAGCAGCAACGCGGCGGGCGCGACCAGAGTTGACGGCAGCAGCCGGTAATTGGCAATCACGCCTGGCAGCAACGCGCGATGCCGAAGCTTTTCAGCGCCCGACAGCAGCAGGATCAAGCCAATGCCGATCGATGCCGCAAGGCCGATGATCGCAAGGCCCAGTTCCATGGTCAGGATGGGTCCGCGACCGTGATGGTGCTGCCACCGGCCCGCTCGATCTTATGCTTTTCCTCGCCAGTAGCGAGGTCGATGACGATGGCGCTGGCCTCCTCGCCATTCATGAATAATAGCGGCTTGTCGGTTTGCGACACTTCAATATTGTTCATCGGTTCCTTGAGCGCGCGGCGCTTGACGACCTTCTGCGTGGCCAGGTCGACCTCCCACACTTCGGTCCCCGATGCCTTGTGCGTCCAATATTCGCCCATATGCATCAGCACGAACAAATGGCCTGATGGTCGATGCAGCGCCATTGGCTGCCGACCGCCCGGATACCAGTTCAGTTCCAGCGGCTTGGTTTCGCCGGGGCGAATGCCGGCCGCTGCCTGGATCGAAAAGGGCGCGGCAATGGTCGGGGTCGCGCCCAGCTTCGCCTGGAAAATCTGGCCGGTATAGGTGAGGAAGGTCGTTTCCTGCTTGCGCTTGTCATAGGTGAAATTGTCGAAGATCGGATCGTCCGTGGCCGAGAAGAAAGGCGCGCTATGCGTGATATCCGCCTTGGTCCCCTTGATCGCCACGGTGGCCAGCGACCCGTCCGAACAGAGCGCAGAAAAGCCGACGCCCGGATTGGGCATCAGGCTGGCGCAGCCCGGCAGTTCGATCGCCGTCACGAATTTGCGCTTCGCGAGGTCAACGACATTGACCCCGGAGGCGGGGCTGAAATCATAGATATAGGCGGTCTTGCCATCGTCGCTGATGATGAAATTATTCTTGCGCGAACCGATCAGGATGCGGCCGGGCAGGGGGATTTCGGTGACGAGGTTGAGCGTCTGGCTGTCATAGACCGACACCATGTCCTGCCGCGTGCCCCGATCGCCCTTCGACCAGATGGTTTCGGAGACATAATAATATTTGCCTGCAGGATCGATGGCGAAGTCGGCGAGGCGGCGGGTTTCGACCATGCCCTTCATCTTGCCGGTTTCGCCGTCGAAGATGCTGGTGCCCGCCATGTCCCATCCACCATCGACGAAGAACCAGGTCGCCTTGGGCGGCGGGATGGTCATCACGTCGGATGTTTCCGCTTCCGGCACGGCGTCGGTCTCGGCGGCGGGAGCGGCCCATGCGGCGGTCGCGAACAGCGTCCAGCCTAGCGCGGCGGCAGCGAATATTGCCCTGGTGGCGGTCCTCGACATCTGGCCTGATCCCCCTTGATGCGGCGGGCGGGCCTGCGGACTCACGCTGTCCACGCCCCCCAGCGCTGGCATGAAGTCTGGACAGATGTCCGGGATCGGTCAAGCGCTTAACGGGGGCGGTCGCGAATTTATTTCTGCACCGCAACAAAGCGCGCGCGTATCACCGAGATCACGCCGTTTCGCTGACCAACCCTGCAATATCGCGCGCAGTCACCGTCTTGGCCAGGTGGATGAATGACGTAGCGGCAAGCGCTGTAAATGCCGGCATCTTGTGCGCCCAGGGCTTGCCATGGCCCAGGAACGGCGTCGATCCTTCCATCGACGCGCTGATGAACAGGGCCACGCTATGCACGTCGTCGGGGGACAAGGCGGGATTGAGCTGCGCGACATATTCGCCAATCGCATCATGGACGCGCTGGTAAAAGGCGCGGACGCGATCCGCTACGAAATCGCTATGGTTGGCGAGCGCCCATAATTCCGTGAACAAATGGGTGGTGCGCTTGGTCTGGATGTCGTCGAGACATAGGAGGATGATCCGTCTCAGCCGCTCTTCGGCGGTCAGCCCCGGCTTGCGCACCGTCTGATCCAGCACGCTGCCATAAGACTCGACCAGTTCATCGAGCATCACCTGGATCAGCATTTCCTTGCGTGGAAAATGATAGCTGACATTGCCGACCTTCATGTCGCACCGCGCGGCGATGCGGCGCAGGGTGAAGGCGTCGGCTCCTTCATCGATCAGCACGTCGAGCGCGGCCTTAAGGATCTGATCGACGGTTTCGGTGCCCCTGACATAGATGCCGGGCCGTGGGGGAGCGAGTATCATATCTGGTTCTGCCTTGCCCCGTCCTAGCATCGCTGGGGAAAAGTCGCCACCCTTTGGCACCATTTCGGCGCAGACGCCGGGCAAGATTTTCGCAAAAACAAGGGCATATTGCATATTGGACGGAACTGTGAAGGCTGGCGTCGGTTCGCAAAGATCAGATGATGGATAGGACCGACGGATTACCCCATTTATGAATGATAGCGCTGCCAGCACGGATCGCGGCCAGGACATGCATTTCCTGTCGGGGGGCGGGGTCATGGGCGAATTGGTCCGGTCAAAGGACTGGTCGGCAACGCCGCTTGGCGCGCCGCAAAGTTGGCCTCAGCCGCTCAAGACATTGGTGGCGCTCATGCTGTCGGCCGATCAACCGATGTTCATCGGCTGGGGGCCTGACCATATCTTCCTCTATAATGACCGCTACGCCCCGATGCTGGCGGACCGCCATCCGGCAGCACTCGGCCGCACCTTCTTCGACGTCTGGCCCGAAATCCGGGCGGACATCGCCCCGCTCTTCGCCAAGGTGTCTGCGGGCGAGCCTGTGCATATGGACGATATCGAACTCATGCTCGATCGGCCGGGTCGGCCGCGCGAAGCGCATTTCGCTTTCTCCTACACGCCGGTTCGCGACGCGGCGGGGACGGTCGATGGCCTCTTCTGCGCCTGTGTCGAAACCACCGAGCAGATATTGGCGGAGCGCACGCGCCGCGAAGCCGAAGCGTCGGAGCGCAACCGGCTGTGGATATTGTCCGAAGACATGCTTGCCCGCGCGGACTTTGCCGGGCGCATGGGGGCCGTCAATCCCGCCTGGACCCGCGTATTGGGCTGGTCGGAGGCGCATCTGCTGGCGACACCCTATGTCGACTTCATGCATCCCGACGATGCGGCGGTGACGCTCGCCGCCATCGAGGATATGAGTCGCACCGGCCTTCCCACCCGCTTTCAAAATCGCATCGCCACGGCCGACGGCGGCTGGACGCCGATCGGCTGGACCGTATCGCCCGAACCGGACGGGGTGAATTTCATCGCGATCGGCCGTGACCT encodes:
- a CDS encoding cytochrome C, yielding MRRLLTGSLLLLGLVGIGRAALPPMGPLPDAISDPELARSDYAEHCGGCHGIQGSAAPAQLPELRGRVGWFLCTPQSRAYLIRLPNIAHSRISDNQQLADLVNFMVFGLGGPSVPAGAKPFTADEVARERKFALSSASLKAERARYVEVAIKQCGAPSAMRLLYPGQKP
- a CDS encoding methylamine utilization protein MauD translates to MLTSLIISQILSWVVILGLGVALLALARQVGVLHIRVAPAGALTTSGGPAVGDATIKIDARSIDGAPVTVGGHAHGVPLRLLMFVSAQCPLCKAIIPMAKSFARDERVALTFVGDDDVAAQRAMIAQHGLESYMFVNGPDVGQAFGVAKLPFAVLLDAEGTILSKGLVNSREHLESLVVAHEMGIKTVQDYIGSLKAQAA
- a CDS encoding TetR/AcrR family transcriptional regulator; translation: MILAPPRPGIYVRGTETVDQILKAALDVLIDEGADAFTLRRIAARCDMKVGNVSYHFPRKEMLIQVMLDELVESYGSVLDQTVRKPGLTAEERLRRIILLCLDDIQTKRTTHLFTELWALANHSDFVADRVRAFYQRVHDAIGEYVAQLNPALSPDDVHSVALFISASMEGSTPFLGHGKPWAHKMPAFTALAATSFIHLAKTVTARDIAGLVSETA
- the mauA gene encoding methylamine dehydrogenase (amicyanin) small subunit — translated: MKRFNADAMGEKLLRRLAGGSSRRSMLSRLGAALVAAPVFPLLPVSRAEAAKPDRSPEAKTGFARNAQTKDDTKCDYWRYCAIDGALCTCCGGGLHSCPPGAEPSPVSWVGTCINPDDGKAYLIAYRDCCGKPACGQCGCDNTDRETQLYMPQLNNDVIWCFGTSSMEYHCSTAVMVGAAS
- a CDS encoding MauE/DoxX family redox-associated membrane protein, with translation MELGLAIIGLAASIGIGLILLLSGAEKLRHRALLPGVIANYRLLPSTLVAPAALLLPVAELLIGGALVAWLAPLPVVLAIGLLLMFALAMAINIARGRSHIDCGCGRSQLRHRIGWPLVARNVLLALLLVPRLWPVPPLSAIDMATAIAGGLAIALAYPLYTAIAALIASPAAYRR
- a CDS encoding amine dehydrogenase large subunit; this encodes MSRTATRAIFAAAALGWTLFATAAWAAPAAETDAVPEAETSDVMTIPPPKATWFFVDGGWDMAGTSIFDGETGKMKGMVETRRLADFAIDPAGKYYYVSETIWSKGDRGTRQDMVSVYDSQTLNLVTEIPLPGRILIGSRKNNFIISDDGKTAYIYDFSPASGVNVVDLAKRKFVTAIELPGCASLMPNPGVGFSALCSDGSLATVAIKGTKADITHSAPFFSATDDPIFDNFTYDKRKQETTFLTYTGQIFQAKLGATPTIAAPFSIQAAAGIRPGETKPLELNWYPGGRQPMALHRPSGHLFVLMHMGEYWTHKASGTEVWEVDLATQKVVKRRALKEPMNNIEVSQTDKPLLFMNGEEASAIVIDLATGEEKHKIERAGGSTITVADPS